A window of Candidatus Baltobacteraceae bacterium contains these coding sequences:
- the tig gene encoding trigger factor — MSSSTLNRLAPTQVELEIPITPEEMAAAQERAFRRLAKNVKLPGFRAGKVPRKVFEQTYGSETIASEALEDVVPEVYARAVREHELVPVDRPKMELLPAEEGKPSRLKATVAVRPAIELHEYKGIVIEREEPKIGDDDVERSISALAKERATLVPVERPAQLGDVVTVDYEGKIDGVAFEGGSATGSMTELDENRFIPGFASGIAGMRAGETKDVEATFPPDYANADLAGKTAVFTVTVHDVKALELPALDDEFAKAISENETLDALRSDVRKRLEAIAQSRARRAVGNALMEKLIGAHDFPLPEVLVEREIDNMINDLAAQVAQSGANFDEYLKEQGKSAEDLRETFRTDAEQRVKGTLVIEEIARAEGINATPADVAEELGALSRQYGQPVERIRKALGNNVISLMEGIVRNKTLEFLVDNAKVVGTAGANP; from the coding sequence GTGAGCAGCTCGACCTTGAATCGCCTTGCGCCGACGCAGGTGGAATTGGAAATCCCGATCACTCCCGAAGAGATGGCCGCGGCACAAGAGCGCGCGTTCCGGCGCCTGGCCAAGAACGTCAAGCTGCCGGGGTTCCGGGCGGGTAAGGTGCCGCGTAAGGTGTTCGAGCAGACGTACGGTTCCGAAACGATTGCGAGCGAAGCGCTCGAGGACGTCGTACCCGAGGTCTACGCGCGCGCGGTGCGCGAGCACGAATTGGTCCCGGTCGATCGTCCGAAGATGGAGTTGCTGCCTGCCGAGGAGGGCAAGCCCTCGCGCCTGAAGGCGACCGTCGCGGTACGCCCCGCGATCGAGCTGCACGAGTACAAGGGGATCGTGATCGAGCGCGAGGAGCCCAAAATCGGCGACGATGACGTGGAACGCAGTATTTCCGCGCTGGCCAAAGAACGCGCGACCCTCGTTCCGGTCGAACGTCCGGCGCAGCTCGGTGACGTCGTCACCGTGGATTACGAGGGCAAGATCGACGGGGTCGCATTCGAGGGCGGCAGCGCGACGGGATCGATGACCGAGCTCGACGAGAACCGCTTCATCCCGGGCTTCGCATCCGGCATCGCCGGAATGCGTGCCGGCGAAACCAAAGACGTGGAAGCGACCTTTCCGCCAGACTACGCAAACGCAGATCTTGCCGGGAAGACCGCGGTCTTTACGGTCACCGTTCACGACGTCAAGGCGCTCGAGCTTCCCGCCCTCGACGATGAATTCGCGAAGGCGATTTCCGAAAACGAGACGCTCGATGCACTGCGCAGCGACGTGCGCAAACGGCTGGAAGCGATCGCGCAATCGCGCGCACGCCGCGCCGTCGGCAACGCGCTGATGGAAAAACTGATCGGAGCGCACGATTTTCCGCTTCCCGAAGTGCTCGTCGAACGCGAGATCGATAACATGATCAACGATCTTGCCGCTCAAGTGGCGCAGAGCGGCGCGAATTTCGATGAGTATCTCAAGGAGCAGGGGAAGAGCGCCGAAGACTTGCGGGAGACCTTTCGCACCGATGCCGAGCAGCGGGTGAAGGGAACGCTCGTGATCGAGGAGATCGCCCGCGCCGAGGGGATCAATGCGACACCGGCCGACGTGGCCGAGGAACTCGGTGCCCTCTCACGGCAATACGGTCAGCCCGTCGAGCGGATTCGCAAAGCGCTGGGGAATAACGTGATCTCGCTGATGGAGGGGATCGTCCGCAACAAGACGCTCGAGTTCCTCGTCGACAACGCCAAGGTCGTGGGAACCGCGGGCGCAAATCCCTAG
- a CDS encoding TlpA disulfide reductase family protein, whose translation MVAAATVLLLAACGGGSGGGASATAHVGQAAPDWSDPLVSGGTMTMAQLRGKPVFMDFFATWCPPCNDEAPEINAAYEQFRSQGLQVVGVDVQENAAKAKQFVAQHQLAYPAVVDSGTLSDQYQVNGMPVGVFIDKSGVVRKVEVGQLSKDQLDADIKSIL comes from the coding sequence ATGGTTGCGGCAGCGACGGTGTTGCTGCTGGCGGCTTGCGGCGGCGGAAGCGGCGGCGGCGCGAGCGCCACGGCTCACGTCGGCCAAGCTGCGCCCGATTGGAGCGACCCGCTGGTCAGCGGCGGCACGATGACGATGGCGCAGCTGCGCGGCAAGCCCGTATTCATGGACTTCTTTGCGACCTGGTGCCCGCCGTGCAATGACGAGGCGCCGGAGATCAATGCCGCCTACGAGCAATTCCGCTCGCAAGGCCTGCAAGTCGTCGGCGTCGACGTGCAAGAGAACGCGGCCAAAGCCAAGCAGTTCGTCGCGCAGCACCAGCTCGCGTATCCCGCCGTCGTCGATTCGGGAACGTTGAGCGATCAGTATCAGGTCAACGGCATGCCGGTCGGCGTCTTCATCGACAAGAGCGGCGTCGTGCGCAAAGTCGAAGTCGGCCAGCTCTCGAAAGACCAGCTCGACGCCGACATCAAGTCGATTCTCTAG
- the ribF gene encoding riboflavin biosynthesis protein RibF, giving the protein MKIYHELFRENDRPLVLAIGFFDGMHRGHLEIAKAARRMRKPGYRVGVLSFANHPAAFLRPGTEPPLLTTTAERVDLFARAGFEECFLITFDDQIAQLTPLQFLERLGAMSVQGVAVGATFRFGHKRAGDAAMMATYFAERDRPFVALENVSHDGERISSTRIRTLVADGNLELADHLLGHSYELRGVVEVGFGRGHDLDFPTANLAVPEKLLPKDGVYAAIARHDGRDHAALVSIGTNPQFEGKKRTIEAWLRDFQETIYGHEVALRDLRYLREQRLFASVDELVAQMRTDLEAVAFPSYG; this is encoded by the coding sequence GTGAAGATCTACCACGAGCTTTTTCGAGAGAACGATCGCCCACTCGTTCTCGCGATCGGTTTTTTTGACGGGATGCATCGTGGGCATCTCGAGATTGCGAAGGCGGCGAGGCGGATGCGCAAGCCGGGGTACCGTGTCGGCGTGTTGAGTTTTGCGAATCACCCGGCAGCGTTCTTGCGGCCGGGGACGGAGCCGCCGCTCTTGACGACGACGGCGGAGCGGGTCGATCTCTTCGCTCGAGCCGGCTTCGAAGAGTGCTTTCTCATCACGTTCGACGACCAGATCGCGCAGCTGACGCCGCTCCAGTTTCTCGAACGCCTCGGCGCGATGAGCGTGCAGGGCGTGGCGGTCGGGGCGACCTTTCGCTTCGGGCACAAGCGCGCCGGCGATGCCGCGATGATGGCAACCTATTTCGCCGAACGCGACCGGCCGTTCGTCGCGCTCGAAAACGTCTCACACGACGGCGAGCGGATCTCCAGCACGCGGATTCGTACCCTGGTTGCCGATGGAAACCTCGAGCTCGCCGACCACCTGCTCGGTCACAGCTACGAGTTGCGCGGCGTCGTCGAAGTAGGGTTCGGGCGCGGCCACGATCTCGATTTCCCCACCGCCAACCTGGCCGTGCCCGAGAAGCTCCTACCGAAGGACGGCGTCTATGCGGCCATCGCCCGGCATGACGGTCGCGACCACGCGGCGCTCGTCTCGATCGGAACCAATCCCCAGTTCGAGGGCAAGAAGCGAACGATCGAAGCATGGCTGCGCGACTTTCAGGAGACGATCTATGGGCACGAAGTGGCGCTGCGCGATCTGCGCTACCTGCGCGAGCAGCGGCTCTTCGCCTCGGTCGACGAACTCGTGGCGCAGATGCGAACCGACCTGGAGGCGGTGGCGTTTCCTAGTTATGGATAA